A single region of the Pontibacter kalidii genome encodes:
- a CDS encoding T9SS type A sorting domain-containing protein, whose product MKRILLFILLFICANAKLSAQDKIYRFDYDVSLSPHQSQGNIDLEVGNQSYSFATHPPGFDPQTSIVTYTGTTLFTARPSTINASFSGGFRKDLISGLSTCDGSGSTSYSESVVLNSNGMFSRYWDFYCEFYEEYYGYPSSTRVDAGMLTFALQEFEVEPLHVSTESNFVCGAEQITLTLPYYYDFGTGNNTWYVGDAVGGYTAIRTTASGVSSIQVSVHDIPGSSKYNKSYTFKVKKDGESLEVTSPGITFYPAIPIKATITPTDPRCAGEYGSISFSNFLRSDDTSYNVAENNLIVTLENLSGIEVINYTATSDSFTVPNLSSGNWQVSIESYDRNCSEILDTVTILEAPAPISFPKSPAVSNSTCIGQPATVTSTASGGSGSYTYTLKKSSDNSIVGQNSTGTFSIGSGGGYYIEATDSNNCSHGSTGAFTIEIPDAITFTATVKPTTGLGRSDGGIFVTAQGGGGVNEGEVAYEYQLIGVRAWQRENNFTDLPKGTYQVQVRTSENCTSNIEEVTITEPEPITVTIANITAVSCNGYSDGSIMATAHGGTSGYVFALNSNFTDSNEIGKFLNKPAKAYTVFVKDRDGNIASVNTSITQPAKINFTALKTDVTCNGGSDGTVTVTATGGVGGYMYSLDGGKFQSGNKFTGLNTGTYDVTIRDDNGCAITVTNAVTIDEPSAVAVTVAAIVEATCYGSATGAVTLAASGGSGTGYQFALNSGELQPSPSFTGLAAGKYTAIVKDGNGCIATTPFEIGAPNELILTEDVSQRRNITCAGGADGRIVVSSSEGTGVVKYKISSSPVENVDGIFEGLAAGSYTITATDDNGCPATIKVTLAEPAELVFTSTVQHVSCNSGSDGSIAVTPTGGTQPYRYSVNNGATYQTSNIFNGFSAGTYTIRVKDNNGCERSGTVTISQPQGLVLEVISSQIITCYAGNDGQIQVKATGGQAAYTYAIVGVGGANTTGLFANLAAGDYLISAKDANGCEALVDVTLTQPFQALGATFNQQTPSYDGASDGAVTVLGNGGTAPYTYALNGGAYQTGNTFANLSAGRYTVVVKDAKDCLWEQLVILQDPSSLRLTVTVQQDISCSGGNDGVLRATVEGGVGPYLYSINGGAPTSTPVFTNLAAGTYNISASDSRGVTGSGVYNLAEPKKIEISYQLSPVSCYNGADGKVVVSATGGIGELKYSINGVDFQDNNIFDGLKQGSYTIYVQDEKGCTVSSTRTIAQPMPLTVDLQVTNPISCMGGTDGSITVQANGGDGNYKYSIDNGPYQALGTFSGLKAGLYFIKAEDGKGCSVQQQFELANPEELKIMGIQDTVLCKGQSVTFYAGNPGSRYQWVSDKGFSSTQSSVMLDQPGNYKLTVINEAGCAVTKAFKVDVSTTLLKADFLMSSVANAGDTIFVIDVSKPTPARTEWIMPDEAKFVNSNVSGTIKQVVFDTLGTFTIQMTVGLGECADAVHKTITVLPKGQTADVKNALGYKEELIKKFVLYPNPTSGYFSAFINLSEKQKVKLQLIDYSRNNVIEFKNGENEKEYTFEFNHPELAPGVYILSLEVNKEVKTLKVVKL is encoded by the coding sequence ATGAAGAGAATTTTACTGTTTATTCTTCTTTTTATTTGTGCAAATGCAAAGTTGTCAGCACAAGATAAGATTTATAGGTTTGACTATGATGTATCATTAAGCCCCCACCAATCGCAAGGTAATATAGACTTAGAAGTAGGCAACCAATCCTACTCCTTTGCAACACATCCTCCTGGTTTTGATCCTCAAACTAGTATTGTCACCTATACAGGAACAACACTATTTACTGCACGTCCTTCAACTATTAATGCTTCGTTTAGTGGAGGCTTCCGTAAAGACTTGATCTCAGGTTTATCTACCTGTGATGGTAGCGGTTCGACCTCCTACAGCGAAAGTGTCGTTCTTAACAGTAATGGGATGTTTTCTAGATATTGGGATTTCTATTGTGAGTTCTACGAAGAATATTATGGATACCCGTCTTCAACACGAGTAGATGCAGGTATGCTTACTTTCGCTCTTCAGGAGTTTGAAGTAGAACCATTACACGTATCTACAGAAAGTAACTTTGTCTGTGGAGCGGAGCAGATTACATTAACCCTTCCATACTACTATGACTTCGGGACCGGCAACAACACCTGGTATGTGGGCGATGCTGTAGGTGGGTATACAGCAATCCGAACAACTGCAAGTGGCGTGTCCTCTATCCAGGTTTCGGTGCATGATATTCCAGGTAGCTCTAAATATAATAAATCTTATACCTTTAAAGTAAAAAAGGATGGTGAATCACTTGAGGTTACATCTCCTGGAATCACTTTCTACCCGGCCATTCCCATAAAAGCAACAATCACTCCTACAGATCCCCGCTGTGCGGGAGAATATGGCTCAATTTCATTTAGTAACTTTCTGCGTTCAGATGATACATCGTATAATGTAGCTGAAAATAATCTTATTGTTACGCTTGAGAATCTATCTGGGATAGAAGTTATAAATTATACTGCAACTTCTGATTCGTTTACAGTTCCTAATCTTTCTTCCGGCAATTGGCAGGTTTCAATAGAAAGCTATGACAGAAACTGTAGTGAAATACTGGACACTGTAACTATTCTCGAAGCTCCGGCTCCAATAAGTTTCCCGAAATCTCCTGCTGTTTCCAACTCAACCTGCATAGGCCAACCTGCTACAGTTACTTCAACTGCATCTGGTGGTTCTGGCAGCTATACTTATACTTTAAAGAAAAGCAGTGATAATAGTATAGTTGGCCAAAATAGCACAGGCACTTTTAGTATAGGTAGCGGAGGTGGTTATTACATAGAGGCTACAGACAGTAATAATTGTTCGCATGGTAGTACCGGTGCCTTCACAATTGAGATTCCCGATGCTATTACATTCACAGCTACGGTCAAACCTACCACTGGCCTTGGCCGTAGTGATGGCGGAATTTTTGTAACAGCTCAGGGAGGAGGCGGAGTAAATGAAGGGGAAGTCGCTTACGAATACCAACTCATCGGTGTGAGAGCTTGGCAACGGGAAAACAATTTTACAGATTTACCCAAGGGCACTTACCAGGTACAGGTCCGTACGAGTGAGAATTGCACTTCCAATATCGAAGAAGTTACGATAACTGAGCCTGAGCCTATAACGGTAACTATTGCGAATATTACCGCGGTTAGTTGTAACGGTTATAGCGATGGAAGCATAATGGCTACTGCCCATGGTGGTACTTCAGGCTATGTTTTTGCGCTGAACAGTAATTTTACGGACAGCAATGAAATAGGCAAGTTTCTTAATAAGCCTGCCAAAGCCTATACCGTTTTTGTTAAAGACCGTGACGGGAATATTGCTTCTGTAAATACGTCAATCACCCAGCCTGCCAAGATAAACTTTACTGCTTTAAAAACTGATGTAACCTGCAACGGAGGCTCAGATGGAACGGTAACGGTCACTGCTACTGGCGGTGTTGGCGGATACATGTATTCTTTAGATGGCGGCAAATTTCAGTCAGGCAACAAGTTTACAGGCTTAAATACAGGAACATATGATGTAACCATTCGGGATGATAACGGCTGTGCTATCACCGTTACCAATGCTGTTACCATAGATGAGCCAAGTGCGGTAGCAGTAACTGTAGCTGCTATCGTAGAAGCAACGTGCTATGGTTCGGCTACCGGGGCTGTTACGCTTGCAGCTTCTGGTGGTAGTGGCACAGGATACCAATTTGCTCTAAATTCAGGTGAACTCCAGCCTTCCCCTTCTTTCACAGGTTTAGCCGCAGGTAAGTATACAGCTATCGTTAAAGATGGCAATGGTTGTATTGCCACTACTCCTTTTGAGATTGGGGCGCCTAACGAACTCATCCTCACAGAAGATGTTAGCCAACGAAGAAACATAACTTGTGCTGGTGGTGCTGACGGTAGAATAGTGGTGTCTTCCTCGGAGGGTACAGGGGTTGTCAAGTATAAAATCAGTTCTTCCCCAGTCGAAAACGTGGATGGGATATTTGAAGGGCTTGCCGCAGGCTCCTATACTATAACGGCAACAGATGATAACGGCTGCCCTGCCACTATAAAAGTGACCCTTGCAGAGCCAGCTGAACTGGTGTTTACTTCTACCGTGCAGCATGTAAGCTGTAACTCCGGAAGCGATGGGAGCATAGCCGTTACCCCTACCGGTGGCACCCAACCTTACAGGTATAGTGTCAACAACGGGGCTACTTACCAGACTTCTAACATATTTAATGGATTTTCAGCTGGCACGTATACCATCAGAGTAAAAGATAACAACGGCTGTGAGCGTAGCGGAACCGTTACTATAAGCCAGCCTCAGGGGCTTGTGCTGGAGGTTATAAGTTCCCAAATTATTACGTGCTATGCAGGTAACGACGGGCAGATACAGGTAAAAGCAACTGGTGGCCAAGCTGCTTATACGTATGCAATAGTTGGAGTAGGTGGTGCCAACACAACAGGCCTGTTTGCCAATCTCGCTGCAGGCGATTACCTGATCAGTGCAAAGGATGCCAATGGATGTGAAGCGTTGGTTGATGTTACACTGACACAGCCTTTCCAGGCTTTAGGTGCTACTTTTAACCAGCAAACACCTTCCTATGATGGCGCCAGCGACGGGGCAGTGACAGTACTGGGCAATGGGGGAACCGCTCCTTATACGTATGCTCTGAACGGCGGGGCTTACCAAACAGGAAACACTTTTGCAAATCTATCAGCGGGGCGCTACACAGTTGTCGTAAAGGATGCAAAAGATTGTTTATGGGAACAGCTAGTAATACTCCAGGATCCATCATCGTTGAGGCTGACCGTTACGGTGCAGCAGGATATAAGCTGTAGCGGGGGAAACGATGGAGTTCTGCGGGCAACTGTTGAAGGCGGCGTAGGCCCGTACTTATATAGTATAAATGGAGGAGCCCCAACTTCAACCCCTGTCTTTACTAACCTGGCGGCTGGAACTTACAACATCAGTGCTTCAGATAGTAGGGGGGTAACGGGCAGTGGTGTATACAACCTCGCAGAGCCAAAAAAAATTGAAATTTCGTACCAGCTATCACCTGTAAGTTGCTACAATGGTGCAGATGGGAAAGTAGTGGTATCAGCAACGGGAGGTATAGGGGAACTGAAATACAGTATAAATGGTGTAGATTTTCAGGATAACAACATTTTTGATGGCTTGAAACAGGGTTCTTATACTATCTATGTACAGGATGAGAAAGGCTGTACGGTAAGTAGTACACGAACTATTGCACAGCCTATGCCTCTTACTGTCGATTTACAGGTAACAAACCCTATAAGTTGTATGGGAGGCACTGATGGTAGTATAACGGTACAAGCTAACGGAGGAGATGGTAACTATAAATATAGTATAGACAATGGACCTTATCAGGCATTGGGCACCTTTAGTGGCTTAAAGGCAGGGCTTTATTTTATAAAGGCAGAGGATGGAAAGGGGTGCAGCGTTCAGCAGCAGTTTGAGTTGGCTAACCCGGAAGAATTGAAAATCATGGGTATTCAGGACACCGTACTGTGCAAAGGGCAATCCGTAACGTTTTATGCCGGAAACCCTGGCTCTCGGTATCAATGGGTCTCAGATAAAGGATTTTCATCTACCCAGAGTTCTGTTATGCTGGATCAACCAGGGAATTATAAGCTAACCGTTATTAATGAAGCAGGCTGTGCAGTAACGAAGGCGTTCAAAGTAGATGTGTCTACCACTTTGCTTAAAGCTGATTTTCTGATGTCTTCAGTTGCAAACGCAGGAGACACAATTTTTGTAATCGATGTCTCGAAGCCAACGCCTGCCAGAACCGAATGGATAATGCCGGATGAAGCTAAATTCGTTAACTCTAATGTGTCAGGAACAATAAAACAGGTTGTTTTTGATACTCTTGGCACTTTTACCATACAGATGACAGTAGGGTTAGGAGAATGTGCAGATGCGGTTCATAAAACTATAACCGTATTGCCTAAAGGCCAGACTGCAGATGTGAAAAATGCTCTTGGTTATAAGGAGGAACTCATTAAAAAGTTTGTACTATACCCTAATCCTACTTCGGGCTACTTTAGTGCTTTCATTAATCTTTCGGAGAAGCAGAAAGTAAAATTACAGTTGATAGATTACAGCCGAAATAATGTGATCGAGTTTAAAAATGGAGAAAACGAGAAGGAGTATACTTTTGAATTCAATCACCCTGAGCTGGCTCCTGGAGTTTACATCTTATCATTAGAAGTAAACAAAGAAGTAAAAACGCTTAAAGTAGTCAAACTATAA
- a CDS encoding UDP-glucuronic acid decarboxylase family protein produces the protein MTKKRVLITGGAGFLGSHLCDRFIREGYHVIAMDNLITGSLENIEHLFKLEDFEFYHHDVSKFVHVPGHLDYILHFASPASPIDYLKIPIQTLKVGSLGTHNLLGLAKAKKARMLIASTSEVYGDPLVHPQQEDYWGNVNPVGPRGCYDEAKRFQEAMTMAYHMHHGLETRIVRIFNTYGPRMRLDDGRVLPAFLSQALRGEPLSIFGDGSQTRSFCYVDDLVEGIYRLLLSDYHLPVNVGNPSEITIREFAEEICRLTGVELKVEYQPLPTDDPQKRQPDISLAKQVLGWEPQVDRAEGLKRTLEFFKEKILNPAEQIA, from the coding sequence ATGACCAAGAAAAGAGTACTTATAACCGGAGGAGCCGGCTTCCTCGGCTCCCACCTCTGCGATAGGTTCATCAGGGAGGGCTACCACGTGATCGCGATGGACAACCTGATCACGGGGAGCCTGGAAAACATCGAGCACCTGTTCAAGTTGGAGGACTTTGAGTTTTACCACCACGACGTATCGAAGTTCGTACACGTGCCGGGCCACCTAGACTATATCCTGCACTTCGCCTCGCCGGCCAGCCCGATCGACTACCTCAAGATCCCGATCCAGACGCTGAAGGTAGGCTCTCTGGGCACGCACAACCTACTGGGCCTGGCCAAGGCCAAGAAAGCGCGCATGCTCATCGCCTCCACCTCGGAGGTGTACGGCGACCCGCTGGTGCACCCGCAGCAGGAGGACTACTGGGGTAACGTGAACCCGGTGGGCCCGCGCGGTTGCTACGACGAGGCCAAGCGCTTCCAGGAGGCCATGACCATGGCCTACCACATGCATCATGGGCTGGAGACGCGCATCGTGCGCATCTTCAACACCTACGGACCAAGGATGCGCCTCGACGACGGCCGCGTGCTGCCTGCCTTCCTGAGCCAGGCGCTGCGGGGCGAGCCGCTGAGCATCTTCGGCGACGGCAGCCAGACGCGCTCCTTCTGCTATGTGGACGACCTGGTGGAAGGCATTTACCGCCTGCTGCTGAGCGATTACCACCTGCCAGTGAACGTCGGTAACCCGTCGGAGATCACTATCCGCGAGTTCGCTGAGGAGATATGCCGCCTGACGGGGGTGGAGCTGAAGGTGGAGTACCAGCCGCTGCCCACCGACGACCCGCAGAAGCGCCAGCCGGATATCTCGCTGGCCAAGCAGGTGTTGGGCTGGGAGCCGCAGGTAGACCGGGCCGAGGGCCTGAAGCGCACGCTCGAGTTCTTCAAGGAGAAGATCCTTAACCCGGCCGAGCAGATCGCCTAG
- a CDS encoding UDP-glucose dehydrogenase family protein codes for MRIAVVGTGYVGLVTGTCFAEVGIDVTCIDIDQKKIENLKRGILPIYEPGLEEMVVRNAQKERLSFSTDLASSIQGCGCEAAFIAVGTPPGEDGSADLKYVLAVAREIGRNMTDYLVVVTKSTVPVGTAQKVRQAIEEELEARGEQVPFDVASNPEFLKEGAAIEDFLKPDRIVVGVASERAEKVMKKLYKPFLMNGHPLIFMDIPSAEMTKYAANAMLATKISFMNDIANLCEIMGADVNMVRKGIGSDARIGNKFIYPGIGYGGSCFPKDVKALIRTAAENGYQMRVLQSVEEVNERQKSVLYNKIHSHFAGELSGKTFAVWGLSFKPKTDDMREAPSLVIIQKLLEQGAKVRAYDPVAMQEAKHSLGDSIEYGKDEYEALIDADALLLVTEWPEFRSPNFNVVSKLMKEKVVFDGRNIYDACEMREKGFTYYGIGVKQQVPQLNPTV; via the coding sequence ATGAGAATAGCAGTAGTTGGCACGGGTTACGTGGGCCTGGTAACGGGCACGTGCTTTGCCGAGGTGGGCATTGATGTGACTTGCATTGACATAGACCAGAAGAAAATAGAGAACCTGAAGCGGGGTATCCTGCCCATCTACGAGCCAGGGCTGGAGGAGATGGTGGTGCGCAACGCCCAGAAGGAGCGGCTCTCGTTCTCCACCGACCTGGCCTCCTCGATCCAGGGCTGCGGCTGCGAGGCCGCCTTCATCGCCGTGGGCACGCCCCCGGGTGAGGACGGCTCGGCCGACCTGAAGTACGTGCTGGCGGTGGCCCGCGAGATCGGCCGTAACATGACCGACTACCTGGTGGTGGTGACCAAGAGCACCGTGCCGGTGGGCACAGCCCAGAAGGTGCGCCAGGCCATCGAGGAGGAATTGGAGGCCCGCGGCGAGCAAGTTCCCTTCGATGTGGCCTCCAACCCGGAGTTTCTCAAGGAGGGCGCTGCCATCGAGGACTTCCTCAAGCCCGACCGCATCGTGGTGGGCGTGGCCTCTGAGCGCGCCGAGAAGGTGATGAAGAAGCTCTACAAGCCCTTTTTGATGAACGGTCACCCGCTCATCTTCATGGACATACCCTCGGCCGAGATGACCAAGTACGCGGCCAACGCCATGCTGGCCACCAAGATCAGTTTCATGAACGACATCGCCAACCTGTGCGAGATCATGGGGGCCGACGTGAACATGGTCAGAAAGGGCATCGGCTCGGACGCCCGCATCGGCAACAAATTCATTTACCCGGGCATCGGCTACGGGGGCAGCTGCTTTCCCAAGGACGTGAAGGCGCTGATCCGCACGGCCGCCGAGAACGGCTACCAGATGCGCGTGCTGCAGAGCGTGGAGGAAGTGAACGAGCGGCAGAAGTCAGTGCTCTACAACAAGATCCACAGCCACTTCGCGGGGGAGCTATCGGGCAAGACCTTCGCCGTATGGGGCCTCTCGTTCAAGCCCAAGACAGACGACATGCGCGAGGCGCCCTCGCTGGTGATCATCCAGAAGCTGCTGGAGCAGGGGGCCAAAGTGCGGGCCTACGACCCGGTGGCCATGCAGGAGGCAAAACATAGCCTTGGCGACTCGATCGAGTATGGCAAGGACGAGTACGAGGCGCTCATCGACGCCGACGCGCTGCTGCTGGTGACCGAGTGGCCCGAGTTCCGCTCGCCTAACTTTAACGTGGTGAGCAAGCTGATGAAGGAGAAGGTGGTCTTTGACGGCCGCAACATCTACGACGCATGCGAGATGCGGGAGAAGGGCTTCACCTACTACGGCATCGGCGTGAAGCAGCAGGTGCCCCAACTAAACCCAACCGTTTAA
- a CDS encoding tetratricopeptide repeat protein, with protein sequence MKNLISAIFTLFFPLLAVAQRPALPTDSSAMRQVTMTEVEVLPTAAKVKGMLLLNKDVQYELEGAVDNMYNFKYERAEKQFKSIRRRYPEHPLPYFLMGLSQWWKIVPTNIQTLKYDDIFFAYMDTTIQKAEAMYDKDENNVEAAFFLAASYGFSARLHSERSNWRKATVASKRSLDFLEKAKAGNGLSPEFLFGEALFNYYAVWIPENYPMLRPVLAFFPNGDKRLGLKQLSYVSKTGFYTGTESKLFLMKILANEEKKMQEALEVSEDLALKYPDNAYFQRFYARLLFVNGHFTKAERVSEEILSKLEQDMPGYEPVSGRYASYILGYINQHKYRDFEKAKAHYKNTIMYAEMTNERDSGYFVNSYLNLARIAKQQKDRAAANSYYSVVMKASDKKSANFKEAKKFLKESKKG encoded by the coding sequence ATGAAGAACTTAATCTCCGCCATCTTCACGCTCTTTTTCCCCCTTTTAGCAGTAGCCCAAAGGCCCGCCTTGCCTACTGACTCCTCTGCTATGCGCCAGGTTACCATGACCGAGGTAGAGGTGCTGCCGACCGCAGCGAAGGTGAAAGGCATGCTGCTGTTGAACAAAGACGTGCAGTACGAGTTGGAGGGTGCCGTGGATAACATGTACAACTTCAAGTATGAGCGCGCCGAGAAACAGTTCAAGTCGATCCGCCGCCGTTACCCTGAGCACCCGCTGCCATACTTCCTGATGGGCCTGAGCCAGTGGTGGAAGATCGTACCGACCAATATCCAGACTCTAAAGTATGATGACATCTTCTTTGCCTATATGGATACGACCATTCAGAAGGCAGAAGCCATGTATGACAAGGATGAGAACAATGTAGAAGCGGCTTTTTTCCTGGCGGCGTCTTATGGTTTTTCCGCGCGGCTGCACTCTGAGCGCAGCAACTGGCGCAAAGCCACGGTGGCCAGCAAGCGCTCCCTCGATTTCCTGGAGAAAGCCAAAGCCGGCAACGGCCTGAGCCCTGAGTTCCTCTTTGGAGAGGCGCTTTTTAACTACTACGCCGTCTGGATTCCTGAAAACTACCCGATGCTGCGCCCCGTGCTTGCTTTCTTCCCGAACGGCGATAAGCGATTGGGGCTAAAGCAGCTGTCTTACGTTTCCAAGACAGGTTTCTACACCGGCACGGAGTCCAAGCTCTTCCTGATGAAGATACTGGCCAACGAGGAGAAGAAGATGCAGGAGGCCCTGGAGGTATCCGAAGACCTGGCCCTGAAATACCCGGACAATGCCTATTTCCAGCGCTTTTATGCCCGCCTGTTGTTTGTGAACGGGCACTTTACCAAGGCTGAGCGCGTATCAGAGGAAATTTTGAGCAAGCTGGAGCAGGACATGCCGGGCTACGAGCCGGTAAGTGGCCGCTATGCCTCCTACATCCTGGGCTATATTAACCAGCACAAGTACCGCGATTTTGAAAAGGCCAAAGCTCATTACAAGAACACCATTATGTATGCCGAGATGACAAACGAGCGCGACTCCGGTTATTTCGTGAATTCCTACCTTAACCTGGCCCGCATCGCCAAGCAGCAGAAAGACAGGGCAGCGGCCAATAGTTATTACTCCGTCGTGATGAAAGCCAGCGATAAGAAATCTGCCAATTTCAAAGAGGCAAAGAAATTCCTGAAAGAGAGTAAGAAAGGATAA
- a CDS encoding alpha/beta fold hydrolase: MKPDWLDKKEYPFESKYIELEAGRMHYIDEGEGPVIVMIHGTPSWSFMYRNLIKILRKNHRCIALDMIGFGLSDKPKDWSYKPRAHAINFVQLMEHLQLKDITLLVHDFGAPIGLAYAIRYTENVRGVVMLNSWTWSLSKHQAFTKASKYLVGPLGKFLHSKLNVSTNTLIHELFKDEDELPESIKKQYMNGLGNPEEPVRNLACARELVGASKWYEELWKERKKIQGIPTLILWGERDKLIKIEALQRWRKFFHECYVIPFEDGGHFLQEENAEEIAGYVSNFIKEEQKKQEVTDEQPINT, encoded by the coding sequence ATGAAACCGGATTGGCTGGATAAGAAGGAGTACCCCTTCGAGTCTAAATATATAGAGCTGGAAGCAGGCAGGATGCATTATATTGATGAGGGCGAGGGGCCTGTTATCGTGATGATACACGGCACCCCTTCGTGGTCGTTTATGTACCGCAACCTGATCAAGATACTGCGCAAGAACCACCGCTGCATTGCCCTGGACATGATAGGCTTTGGCCTGTCGGACAAGCCGAAGGACTGGAGCTACAAACCCCGCGCACATGCCATAAACTTCGTGCAACTGATGGAGCACCTGCAGCTTAAGGATATCACCTTACTGGTACACGACTTCGGGGCGCCTATCGGGCTGGCCTACGCCATCAGGTACACCGAGAATGTGCGTGGCGTTGTGATGCTTAACTCCTGGACCTGGTCCCTATCCAAGCACCAGGCCTTCACCAAGGCCAGTAAATACCTGGTGGGCCCACTGGGCAAGTTCCTCCATTCCAAGCTAAACGTTTCTACCAACACGCTTATACATGAGCTCTTCAAGGATGAGGATGAGCTTCCGGAGTCGATAAAGAAACAATACATGAACGGCCTGGGCAACCCCGAGGAGCCGGTACGTAACCTTGCCTGTGCCCGCGAACTGGTGGGCGCCAGCAAGTGGTATGAAGAGCTGTGGAAAGAGCGGAAGAAGATTCAGGGCATCCCTACCCTCATACTTTGGGGCGAGCGGGATAAGCTGATAAAGATAGAGGCGCTGCAGCGCTGGAGGAAATTCTTCCATGAGTGCTACGTGATTCCCTTTGAGGACGGTGGGCACTTTCTGCAGGAGGAGAATGCAGAGGAAATAGCTGGCTACGTCAGCAATTTTATAAAGGAAGAGCAGAAGAAACAAGAAGTGACAGACGAACAACCGATTAATACCTAA